The following are encoded together in the Drosophila sechellia strain sech25 chromosome 3R, ASM438219v1, whole genome shotgun sequence genome:
- the LOC6614133 gene encoding guanylyl cyclase-activating protein 1 — translation MENLDATIDSMENSRFAALYGSLIKELTLTSELSQTDITCLLVVYYKFSKANGPQCKQMTKKQFYQIFLVLFNVASVQVIERTLLAITKDTKYVSPRAWIHLFHLYTTNDIHVRMRFAFEVYDTKGTGVIDREQVGTACEKFFYGEDEDELNELKADMTEFLMKKFDLDKDGVISYEDYSTVVEQQPILVEFLGWLFPSKEDKNLMAHCINLQLKMN, via the exons ATGGAAAACCTAGACGCCACCATAGATAGCATGGAGAACAGTCGGTTTGCAGCGCTCTACGGGAGTTTGATCAAGGAGTTAACCCTAACTTCGGAGTTGTCCCAGACGGACATCACCTGTTTGCTCGTCGTTTATTACAAGTTCTCAAAGGCCAACGGACCGCAGTGCAAGCAGATGACGAAGAAGCAGTTCTATCAGATCTTCTTGGTGCTCTTCAACGTGGCCAGTGTCCAGGTGATCGAACGCACTCTGCTCGCCATCACAAAGGATACGAAGTATGTCAGTCCCAGGGCCTGGATTCACCTCTTCCATCTCTACACAACCAATGACATTCATGTGCGAATGCGATTTGCCTTCGAG GTCTATGATACCAAAGGCACTGGCGTTATTGATCGCGAGCAAGTTGGCACGGCTTGCGAAAAATTTTTTTACGGCGAAGACGAAGATGAACTTAACGAACTTAAGGCG GACATGACCGAGTTCCTCATGAAGAAGTTTGATCTGGACAAGGACGGAGTCATTTCCTACGAGGACTATTCTACTGTCGTGGAACAGCAGCCAATTTTAGTGGAGTTCTTAGGTTGGTTATTTCCATCAAAGGAGGACAAAAATCTTATGGCCCATTGTATTAACCTGCAActtaaaatgaattaa